The Coregonus clupeaformis isolate EN_2021a chromosome 13, ASM2061545v1, whole genome shotgun sequence genome includes a region encoding these proteins:
- the LOC123492180 gene encoding rhomboid domain-containing protein 2-like → MISRIILKHMVQRFKSFTPEFRLTSGIVTVIIVSFVLFTVTTYFGLSEDVFSLGTTVFGNGHVHKLITYSFHHKTVTQLLLSIGVLVPLCGGIEKSVGTVRFLLMFLLLSISTGVLYTILGLLLFGASAQNQVEGFIPVSLSLMGMATVHSRMVKGFLFGVTVPMLALPWLFLFIITLLVPHTVFLCNAIAIIAGGIYGKGWLSLLDMSDARASVLDKKMPFRLLRNIGVLYVPASTEERRKTVHPPIIPTPGSYPVQAYAPVSFTSNLQATETTPKTFEGWAHSYYTQGSPVQLSGYYGHNHGYGLKHSFGPSHGHSHEHGHSCSHSQGHGHSHEHSFGHGLSHGHASASQTSSHWAPVAQHPHSQHSHLSPLSVSVSAPQSFTAKMPESLPESVMVHPGAPVSSLTD, encoded by the exons ATGATATCCCGAATAATTTTAAAACATATGGTTCAGAGGTTCAAGAGTTTTACTCCTGAGTTCAGGCTCACGAGTGGGATTGTTACTGTCATTATAGTATCATTTGTTTTGTTTACTGTCACTACATATTTCGGTTTATCAGAGGATGTCTTCAGTCTTGGAACGACAGTTTTTGGCAATGGGCATG TGCACAAGCTCATCACATACTCCTTCCACCACAAGACAGTGACCCAGCTACTCCTCAGTATTGGGGTTCTGGTGCCCCTCTGTGGAGGCATTGAGAAGAGTGTGGGCACTGTTCGGTTCCTCCTCATGTTTCTGCTGCTCTCTATCAGCACAGGGGTGTTGTACACCATACTGGGTCTGCTACTGTTTGGTGCATCTGCCCAGAACCAGGTGGAGGGGTTCATTCCAGTGTCCCTCTCCCTTATGGGTATGGCCACAGTGCACTCCCGTATGGTTAAGGGCTTTCTTTTCGGGGTCACTGTACCCATGTTAGCCCTGCCCTGGCTGTTTCTGTTCATCATAACACTTTTGGTCCCACACACTGTCTTCCTTTGCAATGCCATCGCCATCATCGCAGGGGGGATCT ACGGAAAGGGCTGGCTCTCACTTCTGGACATGTCCGATGCCAGGGCATCAGTGCTGGACAAGAAGATGCCTTTCAGGCTGCTGAGGAACATTGGTGTCCTGTATGTCCCTGCATcaacagaggagagaaggaagacgGTCCACCCACC AATCATTCCAACCCCAGGCTCCTACCCAGTCCAAGCCTACGCTCCAGTGTCCTTTACCTCCAACCTACAGGCTACCGAGACCACACCAAAGACATTTGAAGGCTGGGCCCACTCCTACTATACACAGGGGAGCCCTGTTCAGCTCTCAGGTTATTACGGACACAACCATGGATATGGCCTCAAGCATAGCTTTGGGCCAAGTCACGGACATAGTCACGAACATGGACACAGCTGCAGCCACAGCCAAGGTCATGGACATAGTCACGAACACAGCTTCGGCCATGGACTCAGTCATGGGCATGCATCTGCCTCTCAAACCAGCAGTCACTGGGCTCCAGTGGCTCAACATCCACATTCTCAACATTCCCACCTTAGTccactgtctgtgtctgtcagtgccCCCCAGAGTTTCACAGCAAAAATGCCGGAGTCACTGCCAGAATCTGTGATG gtTCACCCAGGAGCACCTGTGTCTTCACTGACAGACTGA
- the LOC121566785 gene encoding uncharacterized protein LOC121566785 isoform X2, whose amino-acid sequence MDRNYDVVISSSNSDDISIYSFTDCESESDDEDHERRTPPLKVKDEEDGKVTRLKVRDMVEDDDLSLHSFDESDFLRDNGNDASAEDSPGPSKEPLRKGASLKDPRLKVSRQMEVVPTVRPCRQQLDKKTQWTNTNEESLRRIKENLASIELDLEEGLKTVNDGLDINQERQKKNEGCFRAWIEKWMGRRKEERLRDEDGNREDKGRRGEKLRALIQVMKRNCSKMRS is encoded by the exons ATGGATAGAAATTATGATGTGGTGATCTCATCCTCCAACTCTGATGACATCTCTATCTACTCCTTCACTGACTGTGAATCTGAG TCTGATGATGAGGATCATGAAAGGAGGACACCACCGCTGAAAGTGAAGGATGAGGAGGATGGAAAGGTGACAAGGCTTAAAGTGAGGGATATGGTAGAGGACGACGATCTTTCTCTCCACTCCTTCGATGAGTCAGACTTTCTG CGTGATAATGGCAATGATGCCTCTGCTGAGGACAGTCCAGGGCCTTCAAAGGAACCACTGAGAAAAGGGGCTTCACTGAAGGACCCTCGACTG AAGGTGTCACGCCAGATGGAGGTGGTCCCTACTGTCCGGCCCTGCAGGCAGCAGCTGGACAAGAAGACACAGTGGACCAACACCAACGAGGAGAGCCTGAGGAGAATTAAAGAAAACCTGGCCTCCATAGAGCTTGACCTGGAGGAAGGCCTGAAGACGGTCAATGACGGTCTGGACATCAACCAAGAGAGGCAGAAGAAGAATGAGGGATGCTTCAGAGCCTGGATTGAGAAATGGatggggaggaggaaggaggaaagacTGAGGGATGAAGATGGGAATAGGGAAGAcaaagggaggaggggtgagaagtTGAGGGCACTGATCCAAGTGATGAAGAGAAACTGCAGCAAAATGAGATCTTGA
- the LOC121566785 gene encoding uncharacterized protein LOC121566785 isoform X1: MPVYSMAALSTWLCLSPQSGRVTRLMDRNYDVVISSSNSDDISIYSFTDCESESDDEDHERRTPPLKVKDEEDGKVTRLKVRDMVEDDDLSLHSFDESDFLRDNGNDASAEDSPGPSKEPLRKGASLKDPRLKVSRQMEVVPTVRPCRQQLDKKTQWTNTNEESLRRIKENLASIELDLEEGLKTVNDGLDINQERQKKNEGCFRAWIEKWMGRRKEERLRDEDGNREDKGRRGEKLRALIQVMKRNCSKMRS, from the exons ATGCCAGTGTATTCTATGGCTGCCCTAAGTACATGGCTTTGTCTGTCTCCTCAGTCTGGAAGGGTGACTCGGCTGATGGATAGAAATTATGATGTGGTGATCTCATCCTCCAACTCTGATGACATCTCTATCTACTCCTTCACTGACTGTGAATCTGAG TCTGATGATGAGGATCATGAAAGGAGGACACCACCGCTGAAAGTGAAGGATGAGGAGGATGGAAAGGTGACAAGGCTTAAAGTGAGGGATATGGTAGAGGACGACGATCTTTCTCTCCACTCCTTCGATGAGTCAGACTTTCTG CGTGATAATGGCAATGATGCCTCTGCTGAGGACAGTCCAGGGCCTTCAAAGGAACCACTGAGAAAAGGGGCTTCACTGAAGGACCCTCGACTG AAGGTGTCACGCCAGATGGAGGTGGTCCCTACTGTCCGGCCCTGCAGGCAGCAGCTGGACAAGAAGACACAGTGGACCAACACCAACGAGGAGAGCCTGAGGAGAATTAAAGAAAACCTGGCCTCCATAGAGCTTGACCTGGAGGAAGGCCTGAAGACGGTCAATGACGGTCTGGACATCAACCAAGAGAGGCAGAAGAAGAATGAGGGATGCTTCAGAGCCTGGATTGAGAAATGGatggggaggaggaaggaggaaagacTGAGGGATGAAGATGGGAATAGGGAAGAcaaagggaggaggggtgagaagtTGAGGGCACTGATCCAAGTGATGAAGAGAAACTGCAGCAAAATGAGATCTTGA
- the LOC123492221 gene encoding rhomboid domain-containing protein 2-like: MISRIVLKHMVQRFKSFTPEFRLTSGIVAVIIVSFVLFTVTTYFGLSEDVFSLGTTVFGNGHVHKLLTYSFHHKTVTQLLLSIGVLVPLCGGIEKNVGTVRFLLMFLLLSISTGVLYTILGLLLFGASAQNQVEGFIPVSLSLMGMATVHSRMVKGFLFGVTVPMLALPWLFLFIITLLVPHTVFLCNAIAIIAGGIYGKGWLSLLDMSDARASVLDKKMPFRLLRNIGVLYVPASTEERRKTVHPPIIPTPGSYPVQAYAPVSFTSNLQATETTPKTFEGWAHSYYTQGSPVQLSGYYGHNHGYGLKHSFGPSHGHSHEHGHSCSHSQGHGHSHEHSFGHGLSHGHASASQTSSHWAPVAQHPHSQHSHLSPLSVSVSAPQSFTAKMPESLPESVMVHPGAPVSSLTD; the protein is encoded by the exons ATGATATCCCGAATAGTTTTAAAACATATGGTTCAGAGGTTCAAGAGTTTTACTCCTGAGTTCAGGCTCACGAGTGGGATTGTTGCTGTCATTATAGTATCATTTGTTTTGTTTACTGTCACTACATATTTCGGTTTATCAGAGGATGTCTTCAGTCTTGGAACGACAGTTTTTGGCAATGGGCATG TGCACAAGCTCCTCACATACTCCTTCCACCACAAGACAGTGACCCAGCTACTCCTCAGTATTGGGGTTCTGGTGCCCCTCTGTGGAGGCATTGAGAAGAATGTGGGCACTGTTCGGTTCCTCCTCATGTTTCTGCTGCTCTCTATCAGCACAGGGGTGTTGTACACCATACTGGGTCTGCTACTGTTTGGTGCATCTGCCCAGAACCAGGTGGAGGGGTTCATTCCAGTGTCCCTCTCCCTTATGGGTATGGCCACAGTGCACTCCCGTATGGTTAAGGGCTTTCTTTTCGGGGTCACTGTACCCATGTTAGCCCTGCCCTGGCTGTTTCTGTTCATCATAACACTTTTGGTCCCACACACTGTCTTCCTTTGCAATGCCATCGCCATCATCGCAGGGGGGATCT ACGGAAAGGGCTGGCTCTCACTTCTGGACATGTCCGATGCCAGGGCATCAGTGCTGGACAAGAAGATGCCTTTCAGGCTGCTGAGGAACATTGGTGTCCTGTATGTCCCTGCATcaacagaggagagaaggaagacgGTCCACCCACC AATCATTCCAACCCCAGGCTCCTACCCAGTCCAAGCCTACGCTCCAGTGTCCTTTACCTCCAACCTACAGGCTACCGAGACCACACCAAAGACATTTGAAGGCTGGGCCCACTCCTACTATACACAGGGGAGCCCTGTTCAGCTCTCAGGTTATTACGGACACAACCATGGATATGGCCTCAAGCATAGCTTTGGGCCAAGTCACGGACATAGTCACGAACATGGACACAGCTGCAGCCACAGCCAAGGTCATGGACATAGTCACGAACACAGCTTCGGCCATGGACTCAGTCATGGGCATGCATCTGCCTCTCAAACCAGCAGTCACTGGGCTCCAGTGGCTCAACATCCACATTCTCAACATTCCCACCTCAGTccactgtctgtgtctgtcagtgccCCCCAGAGTTTCACAGCAAAAATGCCAGAGTCACTGCCAGAATCTGTAATGGTTCACCCAGGAGCACCTGTGTCTTCACTGACAGATTGA